CGTGATCCGGCCGGAAACGGCCTCTCCCAGGCCCGCAATGAGACGCAGAAGCGACGACTTGCCGGCGCCGTTGGGACCTCTGAGCTCCATGAGCTGACCGGAGGAGAGGGTAAAGTTCACGTCGGTGAACACTGTCCGGCCGCCGCGCTGGCAGGCGAGCGAGTCTGCTTGTAATTGGACCATCGTCCACCCGCTTAACCCATCGGGCGGCACGAGGCAAAGGCGGTTCTGGCGGTTCTGCTTGTGTGACCTGCAGCCTTGGCATTGTCATGGAAATGGACCTATATGCTGGGCAAATCCCGCCGACACCAATTTGCACCAAGGATCAGCCATGACTGCTACGTCCCTCGACTCCTTCAAATGCCGCAAGACTTTGAAGGTGGGCGCCAAGACCTATGTCTATTTCAGCCTCAAGGCGGCCGAGAAGAACGGCCTCAAGGGCATCTCCGCATTGCCCTACTCGCTGAAGGTGCTGCTCGAGAATCTGCTGCGGCATGAGGATGGCCGTTCGGTCACCAAGCAAAGCATCGTCAATTTCGCCCGCTGGCTGAAGAATCGCGGCAAGGCGGAAAACGAGATCGCCTATCGTCCGGCGCGCGTGCTGATGCAGGACTTCACCGGCGTGCCGGCGGTGGTCGATCTTGCGGCCATGCGCGATGCGATGCGCGGTCTCGGCGGCAACCCCGAGAAGATCAACCCGCTCGCCCCCGTCGATCTCGTCATCGACCATTCGGTGATGGTCGACTTCTTCGCCAACTCCAAGGCGTTCAAGCAGAATGTCGCGCTCGAATATGACCGCAACGGCGAGCGCTACACTTTCCTCAAATGGGGTCAGGGCGCCTTCGACAATTTCCGCGTCGTGCCGCCCGGGACCGGCATCTGTCACCAGGTCAATCTCGAATATCTGGCCCGCACCGTCTGGACCAAGAAGGTCAAGGAAAAAGGCAAGACCGTCGAATACGCCTACCCCGACACGCTGGTCGGTACCGACAGCCATACCACCATGGTCAATGGCCTGGCCGTGCTCGGCTGGGGCGTGGGCGGCATCGAGGCGGAAGCCGCCATGCTCGGCCAGCCGACTTCCATGCTCATTCCCGAAGTCATCGGTTTCAAGCTCGAGGGCAAGCTGCCGGAAGGCACAACCGCCACCGATCTCGTGCTCACCGTGACGCAGATGCTGCGCAAGAAGGGCGTCGTCGGCAAGTTCGTCGAATTCTACGGCCCGGGCCTCGCCAATCTGGCGCTCGAGGACATGGCCACCATCGCCAATATGGCGCCCGAATATGGCGCGACCTGCGGCTTCTTCCCGGTTTCCGCCGAAACGCTCGACTATCTGAAGAGCACCGCGAGGCCAGCGGCCCAGATCGCTCTCGTCGAGAAATATGCCAAGACTCAGGGCATGTTCTGGACCACGAAATCGGAAGACCCAGTATTCACCGACACGCTTTCGCTCGATCTCGCCACCGTCGAGCCCTCGATGGCCGGCCCCAAGCGCCCGCAGGACCGCGTCACCCTCATGAACGCCGCTCCCGATTTCGCCAATGTCATGGCGAACGAGTTCAAGAAGGCGGAGCAGTTGCACAGCCGCTTCAAGGTGGATGGCGCCAATTATGACCTCGGCCATGGCGATGTGGTGATCGCGGCGATCACCTCCTGCACCAACACCTCCAACCCCTCGGTGATGATCGGCGCTGGCCTCCTCGCCCGCAATGCGGCAAAGAAAGGCCTGACGGTCAAGCCCTGGGTCAAGACCTCCCTCGCCCCCGGCAGCCAGGTGGTGACCGAGTATCTCAAGTCGTCGGGCCTGCAGAAGGACCTCGACAAGCTCGGCTTCGACCTCGTCGGCTATGGCTGCACGACCTGCATCGGCAATTCCGGTCCGTTGC
This genomic stretch from Nordella sp. HKS 07 harbors:
- the acnA gene encoding aconitate hydratase AcnA — translated: MTATSLDSFKCRKTLKVGAKTYVYFSLKAAEKNGLKGISALPYSLKVLLENLLRHEDGRSVTKQSIVNFARWLKNRGKAENEIAYRPARVLMQDFTGVPAVVDLAAMRDAMRGLGGNPEKINPLAPVDLVIDHSVMVDFFANSKAFKQNVALEYDRNGERYTFLKWGQGAFDNFRVVPPGTGICHQVNLEYLARTVWTKKVKEKGKTVEYAYPDTLVGTDSHTTMVNGLAVLGWGVGGIEAEAAMLGQPTSMLIPEVIGFKLEGKLPEGTTATDLVLTVTQMLRKKGVVGKFVEFYGPGLANLALEDMATIANMAPEYGATCGFFPVSAETLDYLKSTARPAAQIALVEKYAKTQGMFWTTKSEDPVFTDTLSLDLATVEPSMAGPKRPQDRVTLMNAAPDFANVMANEFKKAEQLHSRFKVDGANYDLGHGDVVIAAITSCTNTSNPSVMIGAGLLARNAAKKGLTVKPWVKTSLAPGSQVVTEYLKSSGLQKDLDKLGFDLVGYGCTTCIGNSGPLPEPISESIKKNDLVAAAVLSGNRNFEGRVNPDVRANYLASPPLVVAYALAGSLNVDLSKDPLGKGKDGKPVYLKDIWPSAKEIAAQVRKNVTRKAFATRYKDVFKGDAEWRKIKVEGGLTFKWSMSSTYVQNPPYFEGMKMTPDPVSDVVNARILGLFLDSITTDHISPAGNIKVTSPAGTYLTEHQVRPIDFNSYGARRGNHEVMMRGTFANIRIKNQMVPGVEGGITMHYPSGEQMPIYDAAMRYARESVPLVIFAGKEYGTGSSRDWAAKGTRLLGVRAVVAQSFERIHRSNLVGMGVVPLQFKDGESWQTLGLKGDEKVTIHGLAEGLKPRAMLQLMITAPDGAGRVIDVQCRIDTLDELDYYKHGGIMPYVLRSLAKAA